The Methanopyrus kandleri AV19 DNA segment CATGAGGTAGTCCAGGCGGTCTACACCGAGGTTCCCGGCGATCACGGAGTGGAGTACGCCAGTCCATCCATCGCCGGGTCCGAACGCCACTTCCAAGGTAACCTCGACGTCCATGGCGTCGGCCCTCTCCAGCACGACCTTAGCTACGGCACGACCGATGTCCTCGTGATCGACCCCGAGCTCCTCCTCCAACAGCGGTTCCGGGACATGCGAAAAGGGCGGATGCCCCACATCATGCAACAGACCGGCCAGCCCTAGCACCTCCTCGATGTAGGATCTCGAGAACTTACCGACGTCCGGCACGTTACGCTTGAGCTCTTCCCAGTGAATCTCCATCACGCGGTCACACAGGTACTTCACGCCCAAGCTATGTTCGAGCCTCGTGTGGGTGGCGCCAGGGTATACCAGCTCCGCGAGACCCAACTGCCGGACTCTCCTCAACCGTTGGACTTCGGGTGAGTCCAGTACGCGCTCCTCAGCCCCCTGTAGCTCGACGAATCCGTGGACTGGTATCCTGATGATCCGGCCCATCCTCTTTCCCCCGTAGCTCTCGTTCGACTTTCTCGACGGCCCACTGGTACTCCTCACTCCAAATCGTCCTCTTGACGACTTCCAGAGCCCTTTTGCAGGCGTCCACGTGGTCCTCATCTAAGTGGATTCGAGTCAACTCCACGAGCGCTTCCAGTAAGGCGGACTCACCCCGGACTAGAGCTCGGGGACGGGGGTGGAGGAGCCCCCACCCTACAACCTGCAACTCCGCCGTCAGCGGTTTCCCTTCGTGGATCTCCTTAGCTTCCAGCTCAAGGTAAGCCCTGGTCCCCTCCGCGACCTTGGTCCCGTCCCCGACGGTCTCGATAGCCAACTCCTTCGACAGCGCTTTCAAGAAGCGGATGGGATCAGGTACTATACACGCGGTGAGCTCTTCGGTTCGAACGAAGTTCTCGTAGGTACGAGAGCCCGGGTACAGGTTCACGACGATGGAATCCCCGCGCACGCGCAGCCCCACAGGTGCTACGTTTTCACCCGCCGGCCCGTCGGTCACCGCGAGAACTTCATTGACGGCATCCCGGCGCAGTCCGAAGAACTCCAGGGGAGGTTCGATCTCCCCGCTCAAGATCTTCTCGGCGATCCGCCGTGCCTCCTCCGGAGTACTTACACGGAACAGCTCGGGACAGGAGAGTACCCTGGCGAGGTACACCGTCAGGGTCTCATCCCCAGATAGCAAGCGTACCCTACCCCCGCCGCCAACAGATCGGCCGTCGAGCCTGGGTTTATACCATCCTCGTGTAACTCACGGTCGAGCTCATAGAGGGCTCGGGTTTCGGTCACCGGTCTGTCCCCAGCGATCCGCAGGATTTCCTGTGCAGCCTCGGAAACTCGTAAAGCCACCCTGAATCCGTGCTTCCTCCAAATCAGCGTATCCGGCCGCGTGGCGAGCTCTTCTAGGAACGTTCGAACCACCGCCTCGTTGATGTCGTACTCCTCGCGCAGCTCTATCACACGGAGGCCGATTCGAAGACTGCGCTCGAGTCCGCGCACCCAATCCTCGGCTACCGCATCACGGTGCGCGGCCGCCTGCAGCGCCTCGTACATCGTTATCCCCTTCTCCAGCACGTCCTCCGGACGTGAAACGTCCGGAGCCCTGGATCCCCGGATCCTGCGCATCCCGCCGGCACCGGCCAACCTGATAGCCCGGTACAAGTAGTACGCATCCCGCTCCTCGGTCTCCTTCGCCAACTTCAGGGCCTCACGCCGAACGTCGCTGGGATCCAAGGAAGCACGGGCAAGAGCTGAAGCTAGCAGGACGTCGAGGAGCAGGATACCAAGATTCGTGTTCCCACCGGTGTGAGCCGACATGGAGTGTCGAACCGCCTCGTAGAGGTAGCGCCCGAGCGGGACGCGCTCTCCCCTGGTCGCCATCTCCGCCACTTCTCGGAGTACCGGCTGTGCGGCGACGGCGCTGGCCAGGAAGTGCTCGAACCTGGTGTCGTCGAAATCCCTGGTTCTGTGGACGTTTCCGGGCTTAGGCCAACTTGAGACCTCCAGAAGCGCTCCGAGGGTTAAGCTGACGGCGATACGCTCCGGCTCGTTCACCAAATGACGAACCACCCCACTACGTAGCCGAGGAGGAACCCCGCCACCACGTCTGACGGGTAGTGAGCCCGGGAAAGCACTCTGGATATCGCCACGATGATGGCCACTACGACGACCACGATCCCCAAATTGGAGGACAGCTTCCAGAACACCGGGATTAGCGAAGCCACTCTGGCGGTATGGGTGCTGGGGAAAGAATACCCCCACGGAGTTCTACCTTCTCTCTGGGGTCGGGGTCTACCGACGACCACCTTCAAAATCTCGCTGGATACCATGGAAAGGACCAGCGCTTCGAGCACCTGGAAACCCAGCGGACGGTCGAACAGCATTAGGATCAGAGAAGAGGGGAATAAAACCCAACCACTGAAGATGAAACCGATGAGCTCGAAGACCGGGTGGGGCCGTCTCGGGATCTTCTCGATCACGCGATGATCGAACCGCACTACGATTTCAGCCACCGCACCACCTCCGGAGCGAAGTAC contains these protein-coding regions:
- a CDS encoding DUF447 domain-containing protein, with amino-acid sequence MLSGDETLTVYLARVLSCPELFRVSTPEEARRIAEKILSGEIEPPLEFFGLRRDAVNEVLAVTDGPAGENVAPVGLRVRGDSIVVNLYPGSRTYENFVRTEELTACIVPDPIRFLKALSKELAIETVGDGTKVAEGTRAYLELEAKEIHEGKPLTAELQVVGWGLLHPRPRALVRGESALLEALVELTRIHLDEDHVDACKRALEVVKRTIWSEEYQWAVEKVERELRGKEDGPDHQDTSPRIRRATGG
- a CDS encoding triphosphoribosyl-dephospho-CoA synthase; the protein is MNEPERIAVSLTLGALLEVSSWPKPGNVHRTRDFDDTRFEHFLASAVAAQPVLREVAEMATRGERVPLGRYLYEAVRHSMSAHTGGNTNLGILLLDVLLASALARASLDPSDVRREALKLAKETEERDAYYLYRAIRLAGAGGMRRIRGSRAPDVSRPEDVLEKGITMYEALQAAAHRDAVAEDWVRGLERSLRIGLRVIELREEYDINEAVVRTFLEELATRPDTLIWRKHGFRVALRVSEAAQEILRIAGDRPVTETRALYELDRELHEDGINPGSTADLLAAGVGYACYLGMRP
- a CDS encoding phosphatase PAP2 family protein translates to MAEIVVRFDHRVIEKIPRRPHPVFELIGFIFSGWVLFPSSLILMLFDRPLGFQVLEALVLSMVSSEILKVVVGRPRPQREGRTPWGYSFPSTHTARVASLIPVFWKLSSNLGIVVVVVAIIVAISRVLSRAHYPSDVVAGFLLGYVVGWFVIW